CAGCCTCTCCCAAACCGGGTTGAAGGCTTGTGAGGGAGGCTGGATGGAGCCCATCTGGCCACCCCGAAGCCCCGCCCCCTTGCCTggcctctcccccccgccccccccccgcaatcTTCGCCCCCCCCAACCACGTCCCCGCCCCTACTCCCAGGCCGCACCCTCTGCGCTTGCTAAGTGTGTCCTGGCTGAGGTGCCCAGGCAGGTGGTGGAGTACTATGCCAGCCAGGGCATCAGCCCAGGGGCTCCCAGGCCTTGCACACCGGCCACGACCCCCAGCCCTAGCCCGTGACTGCCTCCTACCGGACCGACACTCCCTCAGCCTCTCAGTGAGTCCTGGGGGCCCAAAGGGGTGGACAGGAGTGCAAGGTGGTGTTTGGTGGAGCCCATCTGGGCTCAATGTTGTGTAGAGGAAGGTGCTTATGACTATCCCCCCCTGTCCCAGGTGCCTGTCCTGACCCTTGTGATTCGAGTGACCAGTGCCTCTCCCTCTTGGACCGGCTGTGCCCCCTAGGTCCTGGAAGTGCGTGGTGAGCCCTGCTCTATCTCTCCAGGCCCCATACCCCTCAGCCTTGTGACTTTCTTCAGTGATCCTGACTTTCTGGCCATTAATAAAGGGAACCACTCCTAGCACCTCAGCCTCTATCCATCATGTCTCAGATGCCCAACACCCACCCAACCATACACGCCATTAAGAAATGAGGACCAGCACCTTTCAAAATCTGAGCCAGAGCTCCCCAGCAGCTTGGTATCTCAGCAGTTTCACCCCAATTGTGTGCCAGTGGGATCTGATGAGCCCCTACCCTCACCTCCCAACCCCAGGGGGCCCAGCACCATGAAGGTTAATTACcagagatgggggggtgggtaatAAGGGGCTGTCAAAGGGGCAGGTTGATGCCCTCTTACAGCTGCCTCCAGAGAAGCCCAGCTGAGTCCCCCATGAGCTGAACTCCAGCCCCCACACAGCTGTGGGGCGGGCCGAGAAGGGGTGTTGGGCGGGGACTGAAGGAGGGCAGCAGGTCTGTTAATGAATTATGAATATAAAGGGAGCATCTAAGGTCTGTGCAGCCTGGTTTTCCTGGGTGTGCGAATGTGTGTGCTCATGCACTGCACATCCCTGCCTGTCCATGAGTGTGGTCTTAATGTAATGGTTCAGGAAGTCAGGCTGGGTACTCTTAATAACATTAACAACAGCAGTAAAACGTTATTTGGCATGTGCTAAACTTTGTGCTACGTGCTTTAAATGTACCCACTCTCACAAATCAAGTGACGTTCCATTTAAATTCACCCATCATCAAAGAACTGGTGGGCCTGGAACTTGAGCCCAAACCCATCTGTGCCCACACTCTTAATCACTAGCGTGCAGCTTCTGTGAGGTGTATCCATGTGAGCCTCATCTTGAGATTCAGGTGTATGCTTATGTGGGCTGATTGCGTGTATGGGGGGTAGGTGCCTGTGAATGGCATTTCTGCCCATGTGTGTGCTGTGCAGGAACCCAGCCAGTTAAGGAAGGTGTGCAAGAGCGGTGTTGGGTCTGGACTGCAGCTCGAGAGAGCAGGCGAGGACACAGGTGATAtccagagcaagagaagaagagatGGGACCCTGGAGggaccctccctgccccagcctcttTCTTCAATGATGCATGTGGAAGGAGATGAAGGAGGAGAGGCTCTGTGAGCCACTCAGATAGAGGAGCCAGAGCCCGAGACGGTGGCCGGTGGCCAGTggtagagaaggagaggagaagagaaagaaatcctggGGGAGATGGAGGAGATGCCTCCCATTGCAGGCTCCTGAGTGGAAGAGGGATGAGCTGGGctagaggagggggaggagagaacaAGAATTGTGATGGGAAgagacagctggggagggggtggatagagggggcagaaaggaagagagacataTGGGAGCCTCTTCCCCACCCTCGACTGCTTCTCCCTATTTATTATGTCCCTTAGAGGACCTACGACAGTGGCTGGTGAGGTAGCTGCTCCCAGCTCAATGCCTCTGCTCTGCCCAGAGCCCCCGCCTACTCTCTCTGTAGGCAGATGAACCAAAGGGCTGGGTAACCATGGCAACTGTGGGACCTCAGGATAGCCATAGGCAGGCCTGGCCCAGTCACTGATGCTCCTCGGCTTCTGTGCAGtggtggtgggaggaggaggcTCCATCTGGCCCAATCCCCACGCTTCCACCCCATTTTCATtgggcctccagaactgagacacagtgcgcgcacgtgtgtgtgtgcgcgcgcgcatacacacacacacacacacacacacacacacacaggaaccaGGAGCCAGGCTAAAGAATGAGCACTTCTTAAATTGCAAGAATATTTAGCCAATAGTGTAAAGTTCTGCCTGAACTTCAAGTTTAATTCACAAAAACCACACTCTTTCAGCATCTTGTCATGCTGGGCAAAGGCTCACCTCAGCCCTCAGCAAGGCAGGAGGTAGCAAGGGTACCCTATGCAGGTCTGGAGGCCAAGGCAGCTTGGAGAGAGCAGCAGAGGAGCAGCGCATGGGCTCATCCACCGCCTAGGCTGCAATCAGGAAGCAGGAGCAGGACAGGAAGTCCCTTTGGTGAGGTTGTCTTGGGGGGTTCTTGGGAAGACTCTTGGGGCTCCTACACCAAGGAGATGCCAGAACTGGAAAGGTGTCAGAAGTCATCCAATCCAGGATTAGATGAGGTAACCAAAACCCAGGGAGCAAGTGATTTTCTCAAGGTGACAGAGGTATCctgtggcagagctgggcctAGCACCCAGGTCTCCAGACTCCTGCCCAGAATTCTCTCCCAGTCGGCACCAACCACCCCTACAGTTCCTCAGGCCTTTGTTGTTCTTGGCCCTGGAGGCCACTGGGTTGGATAGGATGAAAGCCTCATGGATAGAGTTCCTAGTCTGTCTTGTTGGTGATTGAAATCTTGAAAAATGCAGTAGTCTTAAAATGGGGTGTTTACAAGCCTCAGAATGAAAATACTGCTTCATTGCTAATTACCACCTTAATGCACTACAGGTTGAAAACCTTGAATTAAAATCTAAACTGAGGGGGAAGTCACACCACTCCCTCTCCTCCCATTCACTGTCACCCAGCTATCATCCGCGCCTCTTCTTACCCGCCCCCCACCACAACAGTCCGGGCACCGGCTCCTCCAGATCTCAGTGTCCTGGTCAAGTGGGGCGGAACAGGAGGTGGAGGGCTGTGTATGCTGCCTGCCTGCGAAGACCTCTCTCCCAGAAAATGACCAGCCTCTAACGTTGGAGCATGCCTTGAGGGTCCAGGAAGTTCGGGCATATATATGTAGTCATACAACAGGGTGTCTGGCACCAGAAGGCGCTAGTAACCATCTAGTGAATGGCAAAGTGGCCTTCTAGGTGGTGTCCCCCACCCACCTACTACACCACTCGGCGGCCCCTAGCAACTCAGAGGAAGAAGTGGGCGTGGTCCCCGGCCCCGGGGCCGCTCGAGGTCAGCCGGTCACAGCGAGCCTTGTAGAGGTCGCGCTCCCTGGCCAGGCGGGCCACCTCGGCCCGCAGCGCGTCCAGCTGGGCGGCCAGGCGGGCGCGCTCAGCCTCTAGCCCCCGCCGCTGCTGCAGCCGCTTGGAGCGGCAGGCCTGCGCGTAACCGCGGTTTTTCAGCGTGCGGCGCCTCTGCTTCAGCCGCAGCGCCTCGTCGCGCCCGCAGCCCCGTAGCTGCCGGTTTAGCTCCCGCACAGACATCGACACCAGCGCCGCGTCCGAAAACCGCTCCGCCagctgcagagggagagggcagagagcgGGTCAGCGCCGGGTCCCTCCCCGCTCCACACTTAGGTCGCGAGCCGGACTACCCCGCCCTCGGGAAGGCTCCGCCCCCGGCCTCCACCTTTACCAGATGCTCGCCCTTCCTCAGAATCTACCCCGCAGTCCAGACCCCGCCCCAGATCCCAACAAGCCCCTCCTCCCCGAGGGGCGCGCTCCCCCTTTGGGTCCGCCCCGCACTGCAGGCCCCGCCTCCCACGGTCTGGCTAGCGGGTCGCGCGCCTGAAATCCGCGCCGCTGCAGCGAGGTCCTTAGCGTCCTGCTCCAGGCTCACCGGGTGTCCGGCGGACACGGCCCAGACGGAACCCGCCCCGCCAATGCACCTCGCTCCCCTGTCCTGAAGGCCGCAACCCTGTGACCCTCAACGGATTTGGATTACATCCTAATGCCCTCAACACCCCCATCTGTGTCTATAATTAATAGGATGAGTCCCAATCCTTCCTGAGAaggttgggggctggggaagcACGATGTCTTGAAAAGGCCAACCTCATTCCCGTGCCCGCTGTCTCAACTCCACTCAATTCCAAGCGCAACTCTTTCCCTGGTTTCCACAGACGGAGTATATTTGCCTCCCGTAATCAACGGCTCTCCTTTAATTCTCAACTCTCCCCTTTTGGTcctcttttaatcttttctccctcttcctcctggtTTAGACTACTCATTTCTCTCCATTTGGGgaaaagggagggggcagaagatagttttctctctctgatttttttcaagggCCCTtgtcttctcctgccctctgtcTCTTGTCCAATCCATAACCCTCTCCAGgaattctccttcctctcttgggCTGTCCTCCCTCACCCTGCCTCCCCTCAAACCAACTCACTGATCACTCACCTGGGCATGCTGGGCTCCTGTCTCCTCCGGGCTTCCTGGGTAGTAGCTGTGGGGCCCCTCAACAGGGACTGGCCCCTGACCCTGCAGCAGCTCAACAGCCTCTTCAGGACTCAGGCCCagtgcctccccagcccccagctgctGCTGCAAGGTGGCCAGCCAGTACAGCTCCTCCAGGCCTGGCCGGGGGGCCTCAGTGGCCCCCACCATGCCTGGATCACTGAAGGTGGGTGAAGGAGGCACTGAGCTGTAGGGTGTGGAGCCCAGTGAGGCTGTTGGGGGGCCAGATCGCCCCTCAGAGGGTTCCCGCTTTACCTCAAATTTCATCAAGTCAAAGTCATTGACGTATTCCATAGCCAGGGGGCTGGGAGGCAGTGCCATTCTGGGGCTGGATTGGGAGGGGTGCACCtgcaaaaaaagaagagagatttgGAGCACCTGGAGGCTGCCTGCCAGCCTCCTTATGGGAACCTCCTTCTTCCAAAGTCCAAGTGTTCTGGAGAGCCACAGTTCTGGAAAGCAGGGGCGATGGTGCAACCCTGTTCCCTAAATAGTCACCTCTGGACTGAGGCAACTTTTCAGGTTGGCAGGGGCTCCAGCAAGCAGCTTAAAGGCCTGACTGAAGAAGATGAAAGCATGGAGTCTGGTCCCACTGTTGCCTCTGGGAGCTTTGAAAAACAAGAGGAATATGGCAGTACTCCCAACTCTAGTGCTGGGACAGACTGAGAGGCTCTGTCATCTCAAGAGACATCATTCCATTTCCAAGCAATCAAAAATTTTTGCTTAATTAACTGTAACAGAGTAGGTGTCTATTTTAGGACAATGGGAAGGTATGTATGAGGTGAATTTTAATATATAGGGATAACGTTGTtatatctctctctcagaacacCTAGGCCAATGCCTTGCACTAGAAGATCCTCAATGCACATCTATTCTGTGGgttaatcaatcaattaatccCTTTCATAGGAGCATGAGACTttccaagggaaaaagaaaggtcCTAGAGTCAGTTCTAGCAAGATCAGGACTGAGTGGTGACCATCTTTCCCCAAGCCAATCTCTCCAAAGAGAACCAACCAAGATTGGTTTTCCTCCTTCTATTCAGAACCTGCTATGTTGTATGAACTTGGACGGATCACCTGACCCCAGTTTCCCCTTCTGTTCAATAAAGGCAATTAGACCTTCACATTTCCCAAAGAGTGTTCCAGGAAACACCAAGTGTGAGAAATACCCAAGAAGAAGTTGATGCTCAGATAAATTTGAGAAATGCTACCTCCTATCCCCACGTTTTGCAGATTCACAAAGCACAGCAACATATTAATCTATGAAGTCCTTCAGTAAACCATCTGTTCAACCTCAACCCAGAGCATCCCAAACTTATGTCACCCAGGAGCTCTCCTCCCTGTTATCATGCAGAGTGTGTGCTCACCTGAGGAACCTCAGGCTAGATGACCTCAGGAATCCTTCCCGAGCCAGAAGTCTCACACTCTAGCCCAGCTTCCAGTTCCAATAGCCCCACTGCCAGCCCCCGAAGGGGCAAGGCAGGGAGTGCTTATCCCCAGTGCTTGGCATCTGGTCCCATCTTGATACCCCAAGCCTACGTAGCTCTCTCTCTAGACATCTCATACCCTCAGGCTCTGCCCAGAGAGGTGAGAGGAAGGACAAGTCCTTGTGTCTTCCTGTCCCAGGGAAGGGTTGTTGCCCTATCTACTGAACCCCTCACCCTTGAGAGGACAGGGGTGGTAGGAACAAAGACACAGATTGAAGGAATGATCCTTGGCAGGGAGGCTATGGTGAAACAGTGAGAGAGGTGTCCAGAGAGAACTGAACGAAGAGATAAGTGAGGAGGGCTATTTATCTTTCTGATGTGATAGCAGTAAGGGACATAAAGCCAgccagggtgggagtggggcaggggaaagaAGTGTGAGGATTCTTGACAATAGACAGCAGAGAGCAGACAGCAGATGACAGAGGCGGAGGCTATAGGTGAGAGGCCTGGCACCCAGGTAGGCCCCAAATATACTCACTTGGGGGATGGTAAAGATGATGTGGTCAGTGTCAGAGCCAGGCAGGCACAGTTTCCTCAGAGACTGGAGACCCCATTGATCAGGGCCTGGTGCCTCTGTGCTCAGAACAAGGCGCTGTGGGCACTGAGCCCACAGGGCACTCTTAAAGGGCCAGCTCTCTGAGGTCATCTGTGGTCCTCAGGCCTGCAGCCAATGAGGTAAGGGGATCATTTGCATATCTCATTGGCCTGGGGGGTTGAGGGGGGAATGAGAAGAGGGAAGACGATGAGTATGCCTGTTctcaaggaaggaaagggggcatTTTCCCCAATAAAGTTCCTCATTGATGGTCCATCTCACAGGTGCTCAGTTCCCTGGTACAGAGAGCTGCATTGGCCCAGTCAGCCACCCTCATGTGAATACCACCCGCAGCCCTCAGTGATTGAGAACCTGGGACTGgaaaagaggcccagagaagttccCGGCGCCCTCACCCTCCAATGCTCTACAGTGCCTTGGCAGTTGTTTTGGGGAATACAAACGGTCTGAACCCACTTTCACCTAGCCAGTTGGGTCAGTGGTTCTGCTTTCAGGAATCTTCACATTTCTGGCCCCCTGCCTCACTCCCACTGTGACTGGCCACACACTCCTCACAGCTATCCTATTAGAAGGACAGGCAACTGTCCCCACGGTGAATCGCTAGGACTTGGCTATCCAATCCGCAGCCTCTCCCACTCTTGATGACCAGTCCCAGGACAGGCAGGCCAGCgggaaggagcaggagaagggagaGTGGGGATCTCTGCTCCTTCTTTCCGGGCCACCTCGGGACACTGAAATCTAATCACCACCAATCCATCTGACTTCTGTAACTGCCCTCACACGCCCTCTGCTTCCTCTCGCCTTTTCCCTGCGTgtgtctccgtccctctctcttcctctctcactcatCCTGGTTCCCAGATGGCTAGGGGGTGACCTACATTTTCAGCCTAATCCCCTAACACCTCTTAGAGCTCTTATCCCTGAGTAGAAGTTGGAACAGGGATACTAGGAATTAGCTAAGGAGGTGTTTAAACCTGTCTGAAGCTGTTTAAAACAAGGTGTGTACTAGAATAGAACTTTATTCCCTACCTGGTGAGGATATCCAAATGTTCCTGTGGGGTTCACAAGTCCTCTGTCCCAAGTCAGAGATCTGGGTGTCCATCAGCCCTAAAGATCATCAGTTATAAAAATTAACACGGTCCCAGTCTTAGGTGTTGGGTGAAAAGCTGATAGGTTCAGATGGCCTaaaacaatggttctcaaagtgtgggccCCAACCAGCAGCATtacctgggaacttgctagaaatgcataTTCTCTGGCCTCACctcaaacctactgaatcagaaactctgggctTGGGACCCCCCCGCCCTCAAAAATCTGTGTGTTAATAAGCCTTTAGGCAACTTTGATgaacactgaagtttgagaacccctgGTCTACAGAATACCTACAGTCAATTCAgcttccctgtgtgtgtgcatggtctTTCCCATCATGCTCTGTACACACATATAAGAAGATCTAGATCAGATGACATCATTCTTTTCCCACATGTGTTCTGCATTTCGTGGAGCAGAGACCACGGTCGTTATTCAAGTAGTAAGGCTTCTCAGTGTGATTGCCTGGATCCAGTTGTTTTTGCAGAAGAACAGAGCCTAGGAACAAGGCCACTTAATGGGAATGGGGATCATAGAGACCAGGGAATCTCGTGTACATGTCCATGGAATGTGGCTTTGAGGCACATAGCCAGGAAAGAGACCCCAGAACTTCCTGTGATGCAGAAAGAATAGGAAGTGTTGAGTGCAGCCCCTTTCTCATGCCTGGTCTGTCCAGACACTTGCCCCCGAGCAGCTGTCAGGTCTGTGCTGATCTTCTTGTTTACTGGAGGGCTCAAAGGaaaggtttgggggagggggtggctaaGCTGCTAACGGGCTAAAAGAGTCAGACTAAACAAGCTCAGGCAAGCTGAGCCGCTCAGGGCTCAGACCAGGTGCCACTGACTAGGGAAAGGAGTCCGGGAAGTGAGAGCTAGGCCAGAGGAAATGGGCAAGGGCACAGAGACAAGAGGCCGAGGCAGCCAGTGGGGACCCAAGAGGTAGTTAATGGGCCCCCTTGGTGGGGGTGGAACCAGGGCCTGGGAGATGCATACTGAGACTGACTGGCTCGAGGACATCTGGGGACCGGGAAATGAGAGTGAAAAAGATGAAGGCAGGTGGACTTCAGAAATgacagaacagagaaagggaggcaagAAGGCTTAGCTGAGGGGGCAGTAGG
This region of Lynx canadensis isolate LIC74 chromosome B3, mLynCan4.pri.v2, whole genome shotgun sequence genomic DNA includes:
- the NRL gene encoding neural retina-specific leucine zipper protein isoform X3; translated protein: MALPPSPLAMEYVNDFDLMKFEVKREPSEGRSGPPTASLGSTPYSSVPPSPTFSDPGMVGATEAPRPGLEELYWLATLQQQLGAGEALGLSPEEAVELLQGQGPVPVEGPHSYYPGSPEETGAQHAQLAERFSDAALVSMSVRELNRQLRGCGRDEALRLKQRRRTLKNRGYAQACRSKRLQQRRGLEAERARLAAQLDALRAEVARLARERDLYKARCDRLTSSGPGAGDHAHFFL
- the NRL gene encoding neural retina-specific leucine zipper protein isoform X1, which codes for MSKRLSPRPGRATSRDLLPGWKSSVLAAPSAKVHPSQSSPRMALPPSPLAMEYVNDFDLMKFEVKREPSEGRSGPPTASLGSTPYSSVPPSPTFSDPGMVGATEAPRPGLEELYWLATLQQQLGAGEALGLSPEEAVELLQGQGPVPVEGPHSYYPGSPEETGAQHAQLAERFSDAALVSMSVRELNRQLRGCGRDEALRLKQRRRTLKNRGYAQACRSKRLQQRRGLEAERARLAAQLDALRAEVARLARERDLYKARCDRLTSSGPGAGDHAHFFL
- the NRL gene encoding neural retina-specific leucine zipper protein isoform X2, which encodes MEVHPSQSSPRMALPPSPLAMEYVNDFDLMKFEVKREPSEGRSGPPTASLGSTPYSSVPPSPTFSDPGMVGATEAPRPGLEELYWLATLQQQLGAGEALGLSPEEAVELLQGQGPVPVEGPHSYYPGSPEETGAQHAQLAERFSDAALVSMSVRELNRQLRGCGRDEALRLKQRRRTLKNRGYAQACRSKRLQQRRGLEAERARLAAQLDALRAEVARLARERDLYKARCDRLTSSGPGAGDHAHFFL